GGGTGGAGGGTCAGGAAAAAAGCGGGGTGTTATTTTACAGCCTTAAGGGACCAGGCTCCCTGCATGCCCCATTAATCGTCTCCTTGGGGGCCGGCCTTTTAATCGGGTTTCTGGCGCAGAGAAGCCGTTTCTGCACCATGGGGGCCATCCGGGATTTCATCCTTTTTAAACAGACTCACCTCCTTTCAGGTTTCATTGCCCTCGTCGTGGTGGCCTTCTTCGTCAATCTGATTTTGGGCCAGTTTAAACCCGGATTTGAAAAACAACCCGTTGCCCATATGATGAGCCTTTGGAACTTCGGGGGAATGGTCTTAGCGGGATTGGCCTTCTGTCTGGCCGGGGGATGCCCCGGCCGGCAGCTCTTCCTCGCCGGAGAAGGCGATGGAGATGCGGCAGTTTTTGTTTTAGGGATGATCGTGGGAGCCGCCTTTGCCCATAATTTCGGCCTGGCAAGCTCTCCCGAGGGCGTCGGCCCTTATGGAGTCCAGGCAGTAATCATCGGGCTTCTCGCCTGTCTCTTTATCGGCCTCACCATGAGAAAAGAGTTGGCTTAAGGAGGGATAAAAATGAGTACCATGGTCGATGCCAGAGGGTTATCATGCCCCCAACCAGTCCTTTTGGCCTTGAACGAGATGAAAAAGGTCGATAAGGGAGAGATCGTCATCCTCGTGGATACGGACACCTCCAAAGAGAATGTCTCCCGGGCGGCTACCGCTCAGGGTTGGAATGTGAAGGGCATCGAACCGGAAGGGATGGGATACCGTATCACCCTTTCAAGGAAATAGGAAAGTAAAGGTTAGATAAAAAAGGGACGGATCTGTCGGATTAGCGTTTTTTTGTCTTAAAATAAAAAGGGGGAGAAAGGTGGTAAATTCGGATGAATTTCTTCAAGAAGAAAACCTTAACCGGGCTCTCCCGGACCTGCGGGTGAGCGGCAAAGATTGGTCCGACGGATCTGTCGGACGCATTAAAATCTCTGAAGCGATCGCAGGATCCGAACCTCCTGGTGGGGTTTGAAACCAGTGATGATGCGGCGGTGTACCGTGTCACGGACGAGATAGCCCTGGTCAGCACCGTTGATTTTATAACTCCTCCGGTGGACGACCCTTACTGGTTTGGCCAGATCGCTGCGGCCAATTCCCTTTCGGATATTTATGCGATGGGCGGGAAACCGTTGACCGCCCTGAATTTGGTCATGTTCCCCTCCCATAAACTGGAAATGGGTATCCTAAGAGAAATCCTGCGGGGAGGGGCCGATAAGGTTTCAGAAGCGGGGGCCTCGATTGCGGGCGGACATTCGGTGGACGATAACGAACCCAAATACGGACTTGCGGTCACCGGAGTGGTCCATCCAAAACGGATTCTGACCAATGCGGGAGCGAAGCCAGGAGATGTACTGGTTCTGACCAAGCCCATCGGCACAGGGGTCCTCTTCAATGCCTGTCGTTCCAGGAAACTTCCCTGGAAGGATCTGGAAGCAATATTACCGAAGGTGGCCTCCTTGAATCGAGAGGCCATAGAAACGGCCTTACGATTTGAGACCCACGCCTGTACCGATATCACCGGGTTTGGGATCGTG
This portion of the Thermodesulfobacteriota bacterium genome encodes:
- the yedE gene encoding YedE family putative selenium transporter, with amino-acid sequence MERTVQFFGTRWGIISVGALIGILAPLLQRWGNPGNMGVCVACFDRDIAGALGLHRAALVQYMRPEIIGFVLGSLIAAYVFKEFRARAGSAPIVRFVLGAFAMIGALVFLGCPWRAALRLAGGDGNAIFGLLGLIGGIWIGTFFLKGGYNLGRSQKTHTSVGWLLPLIMLGFLVLMLIFPRVEGQEKSGVLFYSLKGPGSLHAPLIVSLGAGLLIGFLAQRSRFCTMGAIRDFILFKQTHLLSGFIALVVVAFFVNLILGQFKPGFEKQPVAHMMSLWNFGGMVLAGLAFCLAGGCPGRQLFLAGEGDGDAAVFVLGMIVGAAFAHNFGLASSPEGVGPYGVQAVIIGLLACLFIGLTMRKELA
- a CDS encoding sulfurtransferase TusA family protein; this translates as MSTMVDARGLSCPQPVLLALNEMKKVDKGEIVILVDTDTSKENVSRAATAQGWNVKGIEPEGMGYRITLSRK
- the selD gene encoding selenide, water dikinase SelD, translating into MNFFKKKTLTGLSRTCGUAAKIGPTDLSDALKSLKRSQDPNLLVGFETSDDAAVYRVTDEIALVSTVDFITPPVDDPYWFGQIAAANSLSDIYAMGGKPLTALNLVMFPSHKLEMGILREILRGGADKVSEAGASIAGGHSVDDNEPKYGLAVTGVVHPKRILTNAGAKPGDVLVLTKPIGTGVLFNACRSRKLPWKDLEAILPKVASLNREAIETALRFETHACTDITGFGIVGHSLEMARGSGVQIQLDYDRIPVYPYALEMYRKGETTGSNRANRKLSEGFFERKRPLKGEEEEILFDPQTSGGLLISVSSRDADALQEELKRKGIDPVSRVGEVVPASSPKVLIL